The region GTCTAAAAGAAATATTAGGTCGCTATCTTGCTCCCTATATGTATGTAAGCCACTTTCTATACCTGACAACCTTACCTCTTACAACATCATCATATAACTGTTGAAGAGCTCTTGTCACAGGACCTGGCACGCCCGGCCCGATCTTTATATTATCTACTTCAACTATAGGTGTCACCTCTGCTGCAGTTCCTGTGAAGAATGCTTCATCTGCTGAGTATAGCATTCCGAGAGATATATCATCTTCGAATACGTCGATTCCTAGTTCTCTGTCTAGAAGTATCTTTATAGTCTCTCTAGTTATTCCTGGAAGCACTGAGGCGTATAGAGGAGGTGTTATGGCTTTTCCGCCTTTTATAATAAATATGTTCTGACCAGGTCCTTCACTGACGAAACCTCTTATATCTAGCAGAAGTGCTTCGTCAAAACCTCTTACCTCTGCATCTACACTCGCCAGGTAACTATTGATATAATGTCCGGTGGCTTTTGCATTCATAGGAAGAGAATTTGGAGGGATCCTTCTCCAAGCAGATGTAACCACGCGAGCTCCCTTGGTGTAGGCTTCTCCAAGGTATCTTCCCATTCTGAGAACTCCTATTGCGAGTGAGGCTTTTCTAGAGGGAGGCTTGACTCCTAGCTTTGTTATGTTTAGGAACACGAGAGGTCTTATATAGCATTCATCAAATTTAGACGCTCTTACAGTATCTATAATGGCTTTCTCAACTTCCTCAGGAGCGTATGGAATCTCTAGCTTATATATCTTAGCTGATTCGAATAATCTATCGATATGTTCTTTCAATCTGAATATAGCAGTTCTACCATCATGAGTCTTATAAGCTCTTATTCCTTCGAAAACTCCTACTCCATAGTGGAGTGAATATGTCATAACATGGATCTTAGCTTCGTGGAATGGTATTAGCTCGCCATCAAACCACACATACTCACCAAAATCCCCTATAGGAGAGGACGTAGAACTCAAAAACCAGCTCCCTAGTAAAGAGTGTCTCAGAAGATAATAAATGTTTTAAAATGCTCTAGGATTCTAGTCTTCTAGAACTTCACCTAGATTAAGACTTCTAGGCATTGGAGGAAGAGATCTCTTGTGATAACTATTCTTATACCTTCTAATGACCTCATCAACTAGTTCCCTCGAGAAACCTAGGACCTCGATAACCTCGCTCTTCTTCATCTTGAGATCGAATAACGCATACATTATCTGATCTAGGATGCTGTAGTCTGCAGGAAGC is a window of Sulfolobales archaeon DNA encoding:
- a CDS encoding branched-chain amino acid transaminase, which produces MSSTSSPIGDFGEYVWFDGELIPFHEAKIHVMTYSLHYGVGVFEGIRAYKTHDGRTAIFRLKEHIDRLFESAKIYKLEIPYAPEEVEKAIIDTVRASKFDECYIRPLVFLNITKLGVKPPSRKASLAIGVLRMGRYLGEAYTKGARVVTSAWRRIPPNSLPMNAKATGHYINSYLASVDAEVRGFDEALLLDIRGFVSEGPGQNIFIIKGGKAITPPLYASVLPGITRETIKILLDRELGIDVFEDDISLGMLYSADEAFFTGTAAEVTPIVEVDNIKIGPGVPGPVTRALQQLYDDVVRGKVVRYRKWLTYI